The following are encoded in a window of Chaetodon auriga isolate fChaAug3 chromosome 24, fChaAug3.hap1, whole genome shotgun sequence genomic DNA:
- the shtn2 gene encoding shootin-1 yields MWLQSEDSAAAESDGDSDLSFEDERDIQCEILELQRDEANQRLSELEEVSNQLLKEMNVLELQFQIERSCRESAEALAVKVTKENKVLKRTSQMLMPLIPELPENLAAATFDPEADPAVNCDVVDLGGDSSEATLLLESQAKIAELQTSVDGLLAEKLQLEQQVEDLTKEQAQLREQLVLELEEKEAVLRKMNKQSKTMNKIKRMSQLVTEEFTEMSQKLELEQGLRQHAEVFAHQMVAQQTAAHGRSATLMQSSETSLQLQQALEQISSISAALCDIQRHYQDQVKQSQSAGEESSLLSELQNLRELLETSKEERKAFETQLSEANSTVTQLQEEVKHLQDALNTEGKTDKAAEESTPAPPPPPPPPPPPPPPPPPPPTAVTNSLDFLRSRRKDRSSKADQNEAAPVLNVKARAVDEMMERIKNGIVLRPVKRIQEDDSSWTDQRSENRKSVILELKGMLDNMKQQPLRRAPSRRRIGRNVGDAELLQVLQRRRRAMAESRDLSSTQTHGPQAACVPAAGDAPWAGESGNAPVLRRLRQNREKRDSRIRASALIISQNS; encoded by the exons ATGTGGCTGCAAAGTGAggacagtgcagcagcag AGTCTGACGGAGACAGCGATTTATCTTTCGAAGATGAGAGAGACATTCAG TGTGAAATCCTGGAATTGCAGAGGGATGAAGCCAATCAGAGACTGTCTGAATTGGAGGAAG tgtCCAATCAGCTCCTGAAAGAGATGAATGTTCTGGAGCTCCAGTTCCAGATTGAGCGCTCCTGCAGAGAGAGTGCTGAGGCTCTGGCTGTCAAA GTGACCAAAGAGAACAAAGTCCTGAAGAGGACGAGCCAAATGCTGATGCCCCTCATCCCCGAGCTGCCTGAAAACTTGGCCGCTGCGACCTTTGACCCAGAGGCTGACCCCGCGGTTAACTGTGACGTGGTCGATCTTGGTGGGGACAGCAGTGAGGCgacgctgctgctggagagtCAAGCCAAGATCGCAG agctgcagacgtcAGTCGACGGTCTGCTGgctgagaagctgcagctggagcagcaaGTGGAGGATCTGACCAAAGAGCAGGCCCAGCTCAGAGAGCAG CTGGTCCTGGAgttggaggagaaagaggccGTCCTGAGGAAGATGAACAAGCAGAGCAAAACCATGAATAAAATCAAACGCA tgtcccagcttGTCACAGAGGAGTTCACAGAGATGTCTCagaagctggagctggagcagggcCTCCGGCAGCACGCTGAAGTCTTCGCCCACCAG ATGGTGGCGCAGCAGACGGCGGCCCACGGGCGGAGCGCGACGCTGATGCAGAGCTCGGAGAccagcctgcagctgcagcaggcgctGGAGCAGATCTCCAGCATCAGCGCAGCCCTCTGCGATATACAGCGCCATTACCAGGACCAG GTAAAGCAGAGTCAGAGCGCCGGGGAAGAGAGcagcctcctctctgagctgcagaacctgagagagctgctggagacaagcaaagaggagaggaaggccTTCGAGACTCAGCTGTCTGAGGCCAACAGCACCGTCACACAGCTCCAGGAGGAAG TGAAACACTTACAAGACGCACTGAACACAGAGGGTAAAActgacaaagcagcagaggaatccactcctgctccacctccacctccacctccacctccgccgcctcctccaccgcctcctccacctcccactgCTGTCACCAA CTCGCTTGATTTCctgagaagcaggaggaaagaTAGATCCAGCAAGGCTGATCAGAACG AAGCAGCGCCCGTTTTGAACGTGAAGGCGAGGGCGGTGGATGAAATGATGGAGAGGATAAAGAACGGCATCGTCCTGAGGCCCGTCAAGAGAATACAG GAGGACGACAGCTCGTGGACG GACCAgaggagtgaaaacagaaaatccgTCATCCTGGAGCTCAAAGGAATGCTG GACAACATGAAGCAGCAGCCCCTCCGCAGAGCGCCGTCCAGGAGGCGAATTGGCCGAAATGTTGGGGACGCGGAGCTCCTGCAGGttctccagaggaggaggagagcgatgGCGGAGAGCCGGGACCTGTCCTCAACACAGACTCATG